The following coding sequences lie in one Spodoptera frugiperda isolate SF20-4 chromosome 24, AGI-APGP_CSIRO_Sfru_2.0, whole genome shotgun sequence genomic window:
- the LOC118278676 gene encoding RE1-silencing transcription factor B, with translation MDESIEDSPTLNDSNTINEDIGNKHTDDGDGNVKELDHLNDHDYFTAALIKPSKATIKKQCKRLLKITQIKAVYNCKCCGYRTMNKERLTKHHCGLIKTEPCTKCDSNKVPKGYKKCPNCTYISRSTVSLKNHMRIHEKGNPYKCTECDFSGKDCRSLILHYCRTRNLQCSCGYRTHVKKHFEAHLRSHTGLKPHSCAICSFTCVDKAVLAKHISKKHNNV, from the exons atggaTGAATCTATAGAAGATAGTCCTACTTTAAATGATAGTAACACAATCAATGAAGATATTGGCAACAAACATACTGACGATGGAGATGGCAATGTCAAAGAATTGGATCATTTAAATGACCATGattattt CACCGCAGCCCTCATAAAACCATCCAAAGCGACAATAAAGAAACAATGCAAACGCTTACTAAAGATAACCCAAATTAAAGCAGTATACAACTGCAAATGCTGCGGTTACCGTACTATGAACAAGGAAAGATTGACAAAACACCACTGCGGTCTAATCAAAACTGAACCATGCACAAAATGTGATTCGAATAAGGTGCCAAAAGGGTACAAAAAGTGCCCAAATTGCACCTATATTAGCAGAAGTACGGTTAGTTTGAAAAATCACATGCGTATACATGAAAAGGGTAACCCTTATAAATGTACGGAGTGTGATTTCTCCGGTAAAGACTGCAGGTCCTTGATCCTGCATTATTGCAGAACGAGGAACTTGCAGTGCAGTTGTGGGTACCGCACTCATGTGAAGAAGCATTTTGAAGCTCATCTGCGGTCCCATACCGGTCTGAAACCGCATTCTTGTGCTATTTGCAGCTTTACCTGCGTTGATAAAGCGGTCTTGGCTAAACATATTTCGaagaaacataataatgtttag